From one Kwoniella dejecticola CBS 10117 chromosome 2, complete sequence genomic stretch:
- a CDS encoding ribose-5-phosphate isomerase has product MPTPATELLKSKYNTSDAPDIKASNPAFIPPTQPLTPGKQLPTSVPLPVLPAVESAKRLAAFAAVDRHIALQHKVIGIGSGSTVPYVVDRIVAQGFDANKDRVFLPTGFQSKELIIKAGLTLGDVDQYARIDVTIDGADEVDNELNSIKGGGACQLREKVLAEAADTWVIVADYRKNSRILGTTWTQGIPIEVAPFAYAKVLTNLSHMGSPSKLPNDRPGLSLRMGKMKAGPVVSDNGNFIIDAPFPVEMMKDPIDLLHRIKMLTGVVEVGLFCNMAEAAYFGNEDGTVLARLKNGSTEKISSVPNTPELKAQV; this is encoded by the exons ATGCCTACTCCAGCCACGGAACTGCTGAAATCGAAGTACAACACTTCGGACGCACCCGATATCAAAGCTTCTAACCCTGCT TTCATCCCTCCTACTCAACCCTTGACCCCAGGCAAACAACTCCCAACGTCGGTCCCTTTACCTGTTTTACCCGCAGTTGAGTCAGCCAAGCGATTAGCAGCTTTCGCCGCCGTAGACAGACATATTGCTCTCCAACACAAG GTGATAGGTATCGGATCTGGATCCACCGTCCCTTATGTGGTAGACCGAATTGTAGCCCAAGGATTCGACGCTAATAAGGATAGAGTCTTCTTACCGACTG GATTCCAATCGAAAGAACTTATCATCAAAGCCGGACTTACCCTCGGGGATGTCGATCAATACGCCAGGATAGACGTAACCATAGATGGTGCTGATGA GGTTGACAACGAGCTCAACTCGATCAAGGGTGGTGGAGCATGTCAACTGAGAGAGAAAGTCTTGGCGGAAGCAGCGGATACATGGGTTATCGTAGCGGACTACCGCAAGAATTCTCGTATTCTGGGAACGACC TGGACACAAGGTATCCCGATAGAAGTAGCACCCTTCGCATATGCCAAAGTACTCACCAACCTATCGCATATGGGTTCCCCATCGAAATTGCCCAACGACAGACCTGGCTTGAGTCTGAGAATGGGTAAAATGAAAGCCGGTCCGGTCGTATCGGATAACGGAAATTTCATCATTGATGCGCCTTTCCCcgtggagatgatgaaagatccTATCGAT CTATTGCACCGTATCAAGATGTTGACGGGTGTGGTGGAGGTCGGGTTGTTCTGCAATATGGCTGAAGCAGCCTACTTTGggaatgag GACGGGACGGTACTTGCGAGATTGAAGAATGGATCCACGGAGAAAATTAGCTCGGTACCTAATACACCGGAGCTGAAAGCGCAAGTATAA